The following DNA comes from Eubalaena glacialis isolate mEubGla1 chromosome 1, mEubGla1.1.hap2.+ XY, whole genome shotgun sequence.
TCTATCCCTTGTGCTCACACATTATGCTTCTGTAATTATCTTCTCCAAGAGGCTGAGAGCTCCTTGAAGTTCAGGAAGCAAGTTGAAGCCCTCATTTATGATCTTTTCCCACTTCCTCAGAAGATAAACAGAAGCAGACATTAGTATGTTCAGTTCACAGATTGAGAAACTgatttcagagaaagagaaaaagcccAGAACCCCTAGGAATCCTCTCGAGATCTCTTTCTTCCTACTACTTGGGTAGAGGGAATGTTCCTCATGTCTTTGGTAAACCTTGCTATAAGCCTGGGTTCCTCCCTGTGCCCCTCTGGAAGGTAACCATGGATACTATTGAGCTGGCACAAAAGCCTTCAGTTAGTGGAGACTACCAGTGGTTTTCAGGATGCTTAGAGGGTTCTGAGGTGAGGGGGCAAAACCTGGAAACCGTGGCAAAGGTAAGACTTTTGCCTCAGGCTCTTGGCCTGGGTGTATTTcagttagggtgggccctaattctCAGCAGAGCCCCCAAAAGGTGACAGGACTGACTAAGATATTAACTAGCTTTGAGTTGAGAACCAAAGAGAATCCCAGACGTCTCCTCTTCTTCGAAAGCAGGAACCCCTCTGTGAAATCTTGAGCAGTGGGCTGACGCAAGCAATACTAGCAGCAGCTCGGGCTCCTGGGGTGATCCAAGCCACAGAGCCTGGAGATAATGGGGTCTCCTGTCCCCAGTCAAGGGGAGCTTCCAGTGGTGCCTTGTCCCTACCCACATTCTTGCCTCAAGGATGTGTTTCttttcagagcccaggaccacAGGCAGGCAGGAGAAATTCACACCCAGGATGTCACTGGGATGCACCTTAATTTCCTTACTGACAGCTGGGAGGGCACCCACGTGCATTCTCTGACCCTAGGAGTCCTGGGTCTTCCCTGCTATCACTTTATTCTCAAACAAGGAACGTCTGGAGAGTAGAGATTTAGGGAGCCCCACTTACTCCTAGAAGGGCACGGGACTGGGTCCCAACTTTCcagttcccaccagcagtgtcaCGCCTCCCAAGGTAGGACCGGGAAGCCAACCACACAAAGGCTCAGTTCCGCTGGTGGAGGGGTTGTGTGGGTCAGTGTCAGTGAGGTGTGTACGGCTAAGCCTGCTTGTTTTCTGAAACGAAATcttcaggggagggagggaagaggagggtgcAGGAGATGGACCTGGGGGCGAGAGGTGGCGGCCGTTTCCCGGCGTTTTGACGTAGACTTGAAGAGACGCCGAGCACTCCCGCTGCTTAAGAAGAGGCACCGTAACCTTCAGGACGCTGAAGGTGGGGACCGTCACTTGCTCAGGGAGCAGTCAGCATTTTCTCTCCACGCACTCCAAGGAATCCAGAGAGGGCTGCGCAGGTAAGTGCGGAGGGGCTCCCTTCTGTGACCTGGGAGTAAAGCCGCGGAGTAAGGAGGCTAATGGGGCACGAAGAACACAGGGTGTCCCAGGCAGCTCCGCCCTGAGGAGGGAGAGGCGGTGGAACCAGCTGCGGGATCGAGCCGTAGGGAGCACAGCGCGGGGCTTGTGGCAGGACGCACGCAGGATCCCAGGGTTGAGGAACTTCCAGGCTTGGGGAAGACTCTCCGAAGGGAAGGGAACCTGACGGAGCCAATGTGAGCGCTGCGGCGCGAGCAGGCAGCGAGTCCCAGACTCGCCAACTTCAGCACCCTGGACAGTATCCCGCCCCTGGTCTTCTAATAACTTAGCACTGACAGCTTCGACTTGTCCCCTAAGGAAAAACAACTTTTATGGCCCCTCGACTTTGATATTTTAGTTCAGAAGAGGACatattaaatttgattttgttcAGGTAGGTGTCCTGtgtaaataatatgaaatatttttgaataacttTGTATCTCAACATGCCTCTTCAGGAATGTGCCTGTTCAAAGACAGTTTCTGAAATACCGATTTAAGGGAGACTCAATAGTTTTGCTGCTGTACAGAAGAGAAAGATTCCATCTTATGGTGTTATTATGAAGTGTTTCCAATATAGACATATTCTCATGAGAATTCCCATGAGCTGTGCCTTGCTTGCCTTCATGATACTAACATCTAAAAGATTTGGAAATATAAAACTGAAAGTCAGCTGTATATGCCCTCCTGCTTTTTCTTTACACTAGAGTTGTTTAAGTGTAATATACATTTTGTATATCATATACATTTGTGAAGATTCAGGTAAACCTTTTGTTCTGGGAAAAAAattggtttattattattttaagtacaTCATTTCTCATTGGACTTGTCTGAAGTGTAACATAATAATTTCAAAGTGTATATGGATGTCTTGGTTTTATTGCAACCAGCTTTGAAAGCCAGAAAAGCTGAATGAGAGGcaaataatttttgttaaaattcttGAGATTTATAgcaagatgagaaaaatgagaaaagatcaTCTTTATGAAAATTACATCAGAATTGCAGAACATTTTAGGTGtttgtaaaatgtttattaattctaCTCTAATGGGTTGAATATATCTTGGTTCCCATACTTTTATCACACtatcttgtgtttatttttatttataacattttacaATTCTTATgcctttttttaataataaaaggaacCATAATAGGAAAGCATCCAAGGGTAAAATATGTTCAAATTCTTAATTGCATGGGAGTCCTGGTTTAGGATAGCTAGGCTAAATTATGCAATTATAGAATAATAAAAGCCATGTAGCAAGACTGAAAAATTTCACTTAATACTCTTTTAAACTGTATTTCTCTGTGCTAGAGAAAAAcaagtttacttatttatcttacaaaagAGCACATCTTAGGAATAAATCTTTCTTAATCTAAACATCTTGGTTTTATACTACCTGGCTTGACAATGCATCATTTTAGATAGAATGGGGCTTGTGAGATGGGAGGTAGGATAAGACTTTTCCCAGAGATGAGGGTATGTTTCCTTTGCTGGCACCAAGGTTCTTAAAggcataattattttctttactgaGTGGAGCACAAGCAGGAACTCATATGAAATATTTCCATCTTGCGCAGTTTCAAGGCCATGGCCGATCCTGGGAACAGAGGAGGGATCTACCGCCCCTTGAGTCTCACCTGTTCCCTGCTCATTGTGGGAATGTGCTGTGTGTCTCCTTTCTTCTGTCACAGCCAGACAGATCTGCTGGCTCGTAACCAAGCTGATCCTCAGTGCTGGGAATCTTCTTCAGTACTCCTCCTAGAAATGCGGAAGCCTCGAATTTCCAACACTGTTTCAGGTTTCTGGGATTTTATGATCTACCTGAAGTCATCTGAGAACTTGCAGCATGGGGCATTGTTTTGGGATCTGGCCCAACTCTTCTGGGACATCTATGTGGACTGTGTCCTCTCCAGAAACCATGGCTTAGGAAGGAGGCAATTggctggagaggaagaggagatcTCAGCAGTGCATCCACAgcacacagggagaagaaaagGTGGTCAACCCCAGATCCCATGTCTTTTGAAAGGATCAATCAAGTATGAATGTGCTGAATTGTGAGGAAGAGGGAAATGGCTTTAGGGGAATCCATTGCCACACATAGCCTCCTCAGGGGTGAGCCCAAAGAGCGCGCAAGTGATAGGAAGATAGATAGCACTTCCTTTTGTAATTTGCAGTAGCTGTTTTTATCAACATATTGTCCTCATCTTCATACTTCAACAGCAGCAAAGAAGAATCAGAAAGACAAGTAGGAAAAGAGAGGATCCCTAAGATACAATATCAAGGTATAAAGGGATGCCCCcaaattaacattatttttttcagttaggCTGAACATTGGTAGTCATAACCTGTGTTCACTTGCTATGGAATTGGGAAGATTTGAATATAAGCCTGGGGAAGGCTCACAGCACACAAGCTCTTGCCccttttaaatagaaaaacaaaaacagaaacaaaaactaatTGCTTTCATGTAAATGGGAAGGACTCCTTGAGATGTACTTACTTAGTTGATGGATAAATGGTAGAAAAATCAGCTGGCTTGCAAATTCACTCTTCCTTGTTTTTTTGAACAAATTGCAAATAAGTAATTAACTTCCAGCAAGCTGagtaattatttttagaaatctgGAACTTCCTACAAATTTAGAGATTTTTCACTGAAGTAAATATGGTATTCAAATGCAGTCTTCTCCAGGGGCACTAGAAAAAATATCCTTTATAGAATTAGAAGGAGGGTGAATAAATCACTGTAAGCTGAGAATAACAGCCTTATTCATactgtttttgttccttttttggtGGTGTTTCAACCAATGAGCTTCTAAAGCTTGCAGCAAGGGCTGTTTGGGTGGTAGTAACTATTTATGCACTAGTGGAAAACTGAAGCATAAATAATTTTTGCAGTTGTACATTTGATTGTGAGAACTGTTATATGTTCCTgtaaaaaatctattaaaatagcAGTTAACAGTAGTAGTTATAGATCAATCTTTTCCCAATATATTGTAGAACTTTTAAATATCTAGTTTGTTTTACAGTAACAAAAAATATGATTAGCTGATCCATAAAGCCAGATAATCCACCGCaattatttatacataaatttattattttggcaaGTGTTATTGTCACTTAAACCAATTTCCTTTTTTAGAGGAAATATTCTTTTAGCAGCTTAGCTACTAAAGCAGAAATACAAAATGACTATCTTTAAATGTTGGttaccaatatttttaaaatattttgaacagagGCTTCCCAGGCATCAGCATCAGTAAGGACTGtgtattttcttcatctgtactgTAGGCTCTTTTTTCCATTCTTACTCTACTTAACAGTGGTACTCAAATTACTACCACTATttcttgtgtttgtattttgcaCTCACTTTGAATTACTTTAAGTATCtatagaataaatgaaaataatatttgtgttcaacttaacaggaaaataattatctataattatatattataattaattatattatataatttaattgtatattaaaattacatatatatataatctcaaaaACAGCTTTCAGTTTGCTTGCTTGCAACAGGCTACTAGAATAGTCTGAGACTACATGTAATTTTCTGAGCATACTTCAACATGGcatttctatcttcttttttaaaataaaaaagtagattTGTCTTCAGCTTTGGAAGTCACTTCCTTCATCTTGCTACAGAGTTGCTATTGACCCAGCTGGTCTGCAAACTTTACTAGGAGTTGCTTTGCAAATATTAGGGGCAAACATTTCACTTTATTGAAGTTATTTTAATGTTTGACATAAACAATTGTTGCAGACCAGGAAATAAGACTTTCCATTTGTATTGTATAATCAGTCAAAGAGGGTCTTGGGTCAAGAAGACACCGTGTCTGAAAGTTAGTTTCAGGAACATCGAGATTTCATCTCAAGAGGCTTGATTAAATCTCTAGTGGCTCAACTGGGCTCTGGATGTACCTGCACAGATTCttcactaattttttcttttgtctctgggGAATTAATATTCTACTAGgttgggatgggggtgagggcGAAGAGGTGTTTGTCTCCATAGTTCTCAGGGAAATCACATCATCAGAGCAGAAGGGAAAAACTAAAATAAGTGTCTACATAATACCCGGAAAGGTTCTTGCTATTTTGATGTCTTCAAGTTAAATAGTTTAAATTCACTTGAGAAATGTTGCAATGAATCATGccttattaaaaacacaaaactcctatataactttgtatgttaatatatttgttaatattgaGTCAGCAAATATGAACACAAGAGATATCAAATAGCTacgtaaccttgggcaagttaattgaCTTATTTagctctcagtttcttcatctgaaaatgaggGATATGGGAAGAATTAGAAGACCCTTAAAGTCTCTTCACATTCTGTGTTCTGAAGTTCTGTgattctataaacaataaatgtatgaaaagtgTGGATTTAACTATAGAAAGAATCTGGAAGAGCTTTACTCCAAGGACAGCTTACCGAGCTGAGTGATGACCTAGACATTGTGGTGGTTTATAACTTTAATAAGCAGAAACAGAGGCGATCCAGAAATGAGAATTCCAAAAATTCTGAGGGCCAAAGATATCATCGTTTGAGAAGACTCAAAAGAGCATTGTTATTTTGTCTAGAAAGATACAAGCTAACAGCTGAATGCCGAAATAGTCAGAAGGCTGAAGAGGCTATACCCAGGCTTCACTACTAAATTATGATGGATTCtgtgaaggcagagagagagagagaaattgatttAGGAAAAGAGTAGGCTGATAATATCTCCCAAATAGAAAATAACAGAGTTGAGGTTAACACAAGGGTTAGTAAAGGCTTCAATACAAATGAAAGGATTTTGAAGTATATCCTTGTTTGTGTCAAAAATGATGATCTCTTCCCTCAACAAATCTTGCTCTGCCCCTGAGAGGAACAGAAAAACTTGCCTGCCTGAGCCTGGCAGTTTGGATGGTCTAGAAAAATTGTGAGTCTTTGCTTTCCTCCGTGACGTGAAAGttaaaatttagatttataaTTTGATGATGTTTGCAGTCAGTGTCTAACTAGCTGGCAAATGTTCataatgcttattttttaaacattaagcagaagagaaaacaatGCTTCAGAAATATAAGTCAGAATCACAAAATGCTTGATTTTCTGCTTTACTCACTCCGAGAAATTTTGTAAGCAACACATTAAGAAATTACCAATCTAGAAATCTATTCTAAAGAATCATTCAGAGCTGTAGCCAATTTTGCAGTATAAGGTTCTTCACTGCAATATTATTTATAGCAAcagaaaattggaaataatctaaatgtcccATAATAGGGTAATGGTAAACTAAATTATGGTATAAAGTATGTATGTGTAAAACTATGGTTCTTTCTGCAAGATTATATTATGGGtggtttaaacatttttctttatatttttatattaaaattatatgatgacaattttttacctttttagtcagaaaaatatattttaatacatattaatcaaataggAAATGTATTTATTATGATCTACttaattcatattatatatttaaacttCATAGGACACAAAGTTttgcataaataaaaatttcaaatacacCTCTGCAATAAATTTATACAGAATATTAATAGCCGAGTGGCAGAAACagcaaacattcttttaaaaaccaaGTCATTGATACTTAATTAGCCTGAAAATAATTTGGTGACCTAATgactagttgcttttctctacTTTCAGGTGTATATCCTCAGCAACCAAGAATCCCTTCCCTAAAGAAGAAAGAGTTGATTGAAGACTTGATAAGCATGCATGCACATAGGAGTGGGTCTAAGTTCATTGGAAAAGTGACCAATGTcctggaaataaagagaaaataaattgaacCTCAGAGCTAACGCACATCTtggaatttaaatatatatatatatttttcttgactACTGATCATTTATTTACTTGAAATGGTGGGAGCATCCAGAGACAACTCTTAAGCCACATTCTCTGAGTacttagtttcattcttttaggcTGCTAGCATGTTCCTTCAAATGGCGACATTACTGCCAGACCATCCCACTGTCTGAAACAGTTAAAATAGCTTCCAAAGATGAGTAGGGGATCGTGCTACTCAGACTCTTGTATTCATCTTGATCATTGTTTTGGGATGCTTGACATTGTTAATGAACTAGAGTGCTGCACATTTAACTTGAATACACTGCATGAGTTTGAAATATTAACCACTGGATTG
Coding sequences within:
- the FAM237A gene encoding protein FAM237A codes for the protein MADPGNRGGIYRPLSLTCSLLIVGMCCVSPFFCHSQTDLLARNQADPQCWESSSVLLLEMRKPRISNTVSGFWDFMIYLKSSENLQHGALFWDLAQLFWDIYVDCVLSRNHGLGRRQLAGEEEEISAVHPQHTGRRKGVYPQQPRIPSLKKKELIEDLISMHAHRSGSKFIGKVTNVLEIKRK